CGTTGAACACAATtgcctatattcttttttttttaatttttttataatattatcccttatattcatttttccaaattatccccccctccctctactccctcccccccatgacaggcaatcccatacattttacatgtgttacaatataacctagatacattacatgtgtgtaaataccattttcttgttgcacaataagcattagattccgaaggtataagtaacctgggcagacaaacagtagtgctaacaatttacattcacttcccaatgttccttctctgggtgtagctacctctgtccatcattgatcaactggaagtgagttggatcttctttatgttgaagatttccacttccatcagaatgcatcctcatacagtatcgttgttgaagtgtataatgatctcctggttctgctcatttcattcagcatcagctgatgtaagtctctccaagcctctctgtattcctcctgctggtcatttcttacagagcaataatattccataaccttcatataccacaatttacccaaccattctccaactgatggacatccattcatcttccagtttctagctacaacaaaaagagctgccacaaacattttgaattGCCTATATTCCTACATACAACATCAAGCATTTTCCTATGCACTATTAACATTTTATGCACagaagtaaaattttttaaaagctttgatGGAAGtattataattctcatttcaACAGATAAAGTGAATTTCTGAAAGCTTGTGATTTGCCAGGGCTAAAAGTATTAGaccaataaataacaaaaatccaGACCATGAAATTTTACCTCCAGAGCTCTTCAGTAAAAATACATTAGGTTCTGATGAAGCAAGATGAATAAGGCCAAAAGTCAGTGTCATTGCAGTGACAGGAAATAGAGACTAGGGAGCAGAAGATTAATTATCTTCAATTAAAAAGATGAGAGTCAGCCAGAACAATATGACTCTGGGGAGTCCTAAACCTCATATTTAGGATCCAAGATTCTGACTGTGGATATTTGGTCTGTTACCAAATCCATATCCCTAGGTTCAGGGTTTTGGTCCATCATTGAGAGGAGGTCAATCTGCTAATGAATTTCTTCAAGGCATCTTTTATGTCTTTGTTCCTCAGGCTATAAATAAAGGGATTCAGCATGGGGGTTACCACAGCATACATCACTGAAGCAATTATGCTTTTCCAGGAGGTGTGGGTAGCTGATGTCATGTATACTCCAAAAACTGTGCCATAAAATAGTGAAACAACACAGAGGTGAGACCCACAGGTTAAAAAGGCTTTATACTTCCCCTCAGCAGATGGGACTTTCAAAATAGAAGAACAGATCTGTGTATAAGAAGTAATAATCCCTGTGAGAGGGACAATACCCAGGAAGCCAGttgtaaaataaaccaaaatgttATTGATGAAGGTGTCAGAACAAGAGAGCTTCAGAAGCTGAGTAAGATCACAGAAGAAGTACGGGATTTTGTGGTCTTTACAGAAGGAGAGATGAGTTGtcattagactgtgaaggagagaAGTTAAAAGACTAAGAACGCAGGAGATCAGAACCAGTAGACCACAAAGTTGTGGCTTCATGATGGCCACATAGTGTAGAGGGTGACAAATGGCCACAAAGCGATCATAAGCCA
This sequence is a window from Sminthopsis crassicaudata isolate SCR6 chromosome 1, ASM4859323v1, whole genome shotgun sequence. Protein-coding genes within it:
- the LOC141552135 gene encoding olfactory receptor 7C1-like yields the protein MGPGNQTCVSEFFLLGFSEKSEQQLPLFGLFLSMYVVTLFGNLFLMLAIGSDSHLHTPMYFFISNLSLVDLCLVSTTVPKMLVNILTHSKAISYVGCFTQMYFFSVFACMDNFLLAVMAYDRFVAICHPLHYVAIMKPQLCGLLVLISCVLSLLTSLLHSLMTTHLSFCKDHKIPYFFCDLTQLLKLSCSDTFINNILVYFTTGFLGIVPLTGIITSYTQICSSILKVPSAEGKYKAFLTCGSHLCVVSLFYGTVFGVYMTSATHTSWKSIIASVMYAVVTPMLNPFIYSLRNKDIKDALKKFISRLTSSQ